In Capsicum annuum cultivar UCD-10X-F1 chromosome 7, UCD10Xv1.1, whole genome shotgun sequence, one genomic interval encodes:
- the LOC107878631 gene encoding uncharacterized protein LOC107878631 isoform X2, producing the protein MNMSVPISPKDDDQMEPGLLLEESWFFGNLLDRKSRMLRCYSDPCPSYKNSTSNQDFSSGKSIEETFSSLQKLPQSEKMNLDSRKSKPRLQRASSEASSDRCNLQRAPSLPVFVDYKEEPHDEESDFSMGKLIRQASITSITTAATTKSKVFQESEQVHDEESEFSMGKLIRQASINKVKVSPQMNTSQLLLPKVSQGSNLQRAPSLPVFAKGQVIHDEENEFSVGKLIRQASLNYAKVLPPKHTSKQGLTRSPSISSITKHHSRRKQYQESRTRISSNDLQVEDLQSFKNLDLNNEKVSSPDFANTTPGLKDKNKNKPIIGLSELDKIRRPEDHMKEQIKYWARAVASNVR; encoded by the exons ATGAATATGTCTGTCCCAATTTCTCCTAAAGATGATGACCAAATGGAACCTGGTTTACTTCTTGAAGAAAGTTGGTTTTTTGGGAATTTGCTTGACAGAAAATCAAGAATGTTGAGATGTTATTCTGATCCCTGTCCTTCTTATAAGAATAGTACTAGTAATCAAGATTTTTCATCTGGAAAATCTATAGAGGAAACATTTTCTTCATTACAAAAACTCCCACAAAGTGAAAAAATGAATCTTGATTCAAGAAAAAGTAAACCAAGACTACAAAGAGCATCATCAGAAGCATCATCAGATAGGTGTAATTTGCAAAGGGCACCTTCTTTGCCTGTTTTTGTAGACTATAAAGAAGAACCCCATGATGAAGAAAGTGATTTTTCTATGGGAAAATTGATTAGGCAAGCATCtataacatcaataacaacagcagcaacaacaaagAGCAAAGTTTTTCAAGAAAGTGAACAAGTTCATGATGAGGAAAGTGAGTTTTCTATGGGAAAGTTGATTAGGCAAGCATCTATAAACAAAGTTAAAGTTTCACCTCAGATGAATACTTCACAATTATTGTTACCAAAAGTGTCACAGGGTAGTAATCTACAGAGGGCACCTTCTTTGCCAGTTTTTGCAAAAGGGCAAGTAATTCACGATGAGGAAAATGAGTTTTCTGTGGGAAAGTTGATTAGGCAAGCTTCTTTAAACTATGCAAAAGTTCTGCCTCCTAAACATACTTCAAAG CAGGGTCTCACAAGAAGTCCAAGCATATCTAGCATCACAAAGCACCATTCAAGGAGAAAACAATATCAAGAAAGCAGGACTAGAATTAGTTCAAATGATTTACAAGTTGAAGATTTGCAAAGTTTCAAGAACTTAGACTTGAACAATGAAAAGGTGTCAAGCCCAGATTTTGCAAACACAACACCAGGATTGAAggacaagaacaagaacaaaccAATAATTGGCTTATCAGAATTAGACAAGATAAGAAGACCAGAAGATCACATGAAAGAACAAATCAAATATTGGGCTAGAGCTGTGGCATCTAATGTTCGTTAA
- the LOC107878631 gene encoding uncharacterized protein LOC107878631 isoform X1: MNMSVPISPKDDDQMEPGLLLEESWFFGNLLDRKSRMLRCYSDPCPSYKNSTSNQDFSSGKSIEETFSSLQKLPQSEKMNLDSRKSKPRLQRASSEASSDRCNLQRAPSLPVFVDYKEEPHDEESDFSMGKLIRQASITSITTAATTKSKVFQESEQVHDEESEFSMGKLIRQASINKVKVSPQMNTSQLLLPKVSQGSNLQRAPSLPVFAKGQVIHDEENEFSVGKLIRQASLNYAKVLPPKHTSKGLTRSPSISSITKHHSRRKQYQESRTRISSNDLQVEDLQSFKNLDLNNEKVSSPDFANTTPGLKDKNKNKPIIGLSELDKIRRPEDHMKEQIKYWARAVASNVR; this comes from the exons ATGAATATGTCTGTCCCAATTTCTCCTAAAGATGATGACCAAATGGAACCTGGTTTACTTCTTGAAGAAAGTTGGTTTTTTGGGAATTTGCTTGACAGAAAATCAAGAATGTTGAGATGTTATTCTGATCCCTGTCCTTCTTATAAGAATAGTACTAGTAATCAAGATTTTTCATCTGGAAAATCTATAGAGGAAACATTTTCTTCATTACAAAAACTCCCACAAAGTGAAAAAATGAATCTTGATTCAAGAAAAAGTAAACCAAGACTACAAAGAGCATCATCAGAAGCATCATCAGATAGGTGTAATTTGCAAAGGGCACCTTCTTTGCCTGTTTTTGTAGACTATAAAGAAGAACCCCATGATGAAGAAAGTGATTTTTCTATGGGAAAATTGATTAGGCAAGCATCtataacatcaataacaacagcagcaacaacaaagAGCAAAGTTTTTCAAGAAAGTGAACAAGTTCATGATGAGGAAAGTGAGTTTTCTATGGGAAAGTTGATTAGGCAAGCATCTATAAACAAAGTTAAAGTTTCACCTCAGATGAATACTTCACAATTATTGTTACCAAAAGTGTCACAGGGTAGTAATCTACAGAGGGCACCTTCTTTGCCAGTTTTTGCAAAAGGGCAAGTAATTCACGATGAGGAAAATGAGTTTTCTGTGGGAAAGTTGATTAGGCAAGCTTCTTTAAACTATGCAAAAGTTCTGCCTCCTAAACATACTTCAAAG GGTCTCACAAGAAGTCCAAGCATATCTAGCATCACAAAGCACCATTCAAGGAGAAAACAATATCAAGAAAGCAGGACTAGAATTAGTTCAAATGATTTACAAGTTGAAGATTTGCAAAGTTTCAAGAACTTAGACTTGAACAATGAAAAGGTGTCAAGCCCAGATTTTGCAAACACAACACCAGGATTGAAggacaagaacaagaacaaaccAATAATTGGCTTATCAGAATTAGACAAGATAAGAAGACCAGAAGATCACATGAAAGAACAAATCAAATATTGGGCTAGAGCTGTGGCATCTAATGTTCGTTAA